Proteins encoded in a region of the Spinacia oleracea cultivar Varoflay unplaced genomic scaffold, BTI_SOV_V1 SOVchr0_004, whole genome shotgun sequence genome:
- the LOC130464813 gene encoding uncharacterized protein, with product MDTSWIDLPTGHPEYVDGCMQFIAFAKQGLFEGKIRCPCKNCKVDKWFPVNDVERHILFKGFYKSYRNWIFHGKGDMVQRMLGSDGGSTSEGSLGNKSGFVGRDNMGGLLRSAFSVNVPPNFPTFEAREDGEWYEEPVSYDTDVQYDDSTIEEDATYKKLLQASEEKLYEGCINFSKLSFLLHLFHLKCMHHWSIESFNMLLKLILDAFPQILDFPSSYYYSKKMIKDLGLGYEKIDACPNDCMLYWGEFLEKDKCHVCGKSRWKTTKGKKGDDVSDQGTNTCKKGVPAKVMRYFPLIPRLKRIYMSSETAENMRWHDTERLGEDDKKILRHPSDAIAWKAFDECYTYFALDPRSVRLGLASDGFNPYRLMNTTYSTWPVVLIPYNIPPWLCMKPSSFILSTLIPGKASLGNDIDVYLQPLVHELKLLWGGVEAFDAFDGVKFNLRAALLWTINDFPSYAMLSGLSTKGYNACPICMDSTPSDRFGNKICYCSYRKWLPADHPYRRQGVKFCEKFGTNELGEAPSRPSGTDILRQQEKVEYVYGKSKAPPKKRQRGHTDNNDVQDEIVFGTKRSIFFDLVYWEHNLLRHNLDVMHIEKNVSENHLGTLLSMDKSRDNRDDREALEAWTIKTHLWLSVDHNGNEYMPSASYSMSREEKERFLNVLEKLKVPDGYGSNLSSCVNMKQRELINLKSHDNHVLMQDILPVALRVSNATKVIDLLARLSSFFKKLCSTSIDPDDLDGLQDGIVLTLCQLEMEFLPSFFTIMSHVTNKTQPEGSIAEGYLLEETIRFCSRYLQGVKTIFNMPKRMDDDISNSDDYLFNSGGRVIGKEVSIRLDGQSLKQAHRYVLLHSDEIKGDLDEILTEKRQMNLETSVAESDESKWIINEFGGWLRNKVHSIDATTEDGKLRNPLAGGLHSYGRKLKGYIINGYKFLSTDRDCRLLTQNSGVMVEADGVAYYGKVMDIYELNYYGDYKVVLFRCDWVDIRRGVRTYPNGGVCVNFSKLMHTGRLLQDDPFVFSSQAK from the exons ATGGATACAAGTTGGATAGATCTACCTACTGGCCACCCTGAATATGTCGATGGTTGTATGCAATTCATTGCGTTTGCCAAGCAAGGTCTATTCGAAGGAAAAATTAGATGTCCATGTAAGAACTGTAAGGTGGATAAATGGTTCCCGGTTAATGATGTAGAGCGACATATTTTGTTTAAGGGGTTTTATAAGTCGTATAGAAATTGGATCTTTCATGGTAAAGGGGATATGGTTCAACGTATGTTAGGGAgtgatggagggagtactagtgAAGGATCCCTTGGTAATAAAAGTGGGTTTGTAGGTCGAGATAATATGGGAGGACTATTAAGATCAGCTTTTAGTGTTAATGTGCCACCAAATTTTCCAACTTTTGAAGCAAGAGAGGATGGTGAATGGTATGAGGAGCCCGTGTCATACGACACAGATGTTCAATATGATGATTCTACAATAGAAGAAGATGCGACATATAAGAAGCTACTTCAAGCTTCTGAGGAGAAATTATATGAGGGGTGTATTAATTTTTCAAAGTTATCTTTTCTTCTACACTTATTTCACTTGAAGTGTATGCATCACTGGTCCATTGAATCTTTCAATATGCTCTTGAAGCTGATTTTAGATGCATTTCCTCAAATACTTGATTTTCCCTCGTCTTATTATTACAGtaagaaaatgataaaagaCTTGGGCCTTGGGTATGAAAAAATTGATGCTTGTCCTAATGATTGTATGCTGTATTGGGGTGAATTTTTAGAGAAAGACAAGTGTCATGTTTGTGGTAAATCGAGGTGGAAAACAACCAAGGGTAAGAAGGGTGACGATGTAAGTGATCAAGGTACGAATACTTGTAAGAAAGGTGTGCCAGCTAAGGTAATGCGATATTTTCCTCTTATCCCAAGACTAAAAAGAATCTACATGTCATCAGAAACAGCAGAAAATATGAGATGGCATGATACAGAGCGATTGGGTGAAGATGATAAGAAGATTTTGAGGCATCCTTCCGATGCCATAGCGTGGAAGGCATTTGATGAGTGTTATACATATTTTGCATTAGACCCTCGTAGTGTTCGATTAGGTCTTGCGAGCGATGGGTTTAATCCTTACCGTTTAATGAACACTACTTATAGTACATGGCCAGTGGTGTTGATTCCTTATAATATTCCACCATGGCTATGTATGAAACCATCTTCTTTCATTTTGTCCACACTTATTCCCGGAAAAGCAAGTCTTGGAAATGATATTGACGTGTATTTGCAACCATTAGTTCATGAGTTGAAATTGCTGTGGGGAGGGGTTGAAGCTTTTGATGCTTTTGACGGAGTGAAATTTAATTTGCGCGCGGCTCTGCTTTGGACTATTAATGACTTTCCTAGCTATGCAATGCTCTCTGGTTTGAGCACAAAAGGTTACAATGCATGTCCTATATGCATGGATTCCACACCCTCTGATAGATTTGGGAACAAGATTTGTTATTGTAGCTATAGAAAATGGTTACCCGCAGATCACCCATATCGACGTCAGGGTGTAAAGTTTTGTGAGAAGTTTGGAACTAATGAGTTGGGTGAAGCCCCATCTCGTCCTAGCGGCACTGATATATTGAGGCAACAAGAAAAGGTCGAGTATGTTTATGGAAAGTCAAAGGCACCACCGAAAAAGAGACAAAGAGGACATACTGATAACAATGATGTCCAAGATGAAATTGTCTTTGGTACCAAGAGAAGCATATTCTTTGATTTGGTGTATTGGGAGCATAATCTTCTAAGGCATAATTTAGACgttatgcacattgagaaaaatgtgtctGAGAATCATTTGGGAACACTTCTTAGTATGGATAAGAGTAGAGATAATAGGGATGATCGAGAAGCCCTTGAAGCATGGACAATAAAGACTCACCTTTGGCTTAGTGTTGATCACAATGGAAATGAATACATGCCTTCAGCTTCCTATTCTATGTCTAGGGAGGAAAAAGAGAGATTCTTAAATGTTTTGGAGAAACTTAAAGTTCCGGATGGATATGGATCCAACCTTTCTAGTTGTGTGAATATGAAGCAAAGGGAGTTGATTAACCTCAAGAGTCATGACAACCATGTGCTAATGCAAGATATACTCCCCGTCGCCTTAAGAGTTTCTAATGCTACAAAGGTGATTGACTTGTTGGCTAGATTGTCTTCGTTTTTCAAGAAGTTGTGCTCCACCAGTATTGATCCAGATGATTTAGATGGTCTTCAAGATGGAATTGTTTTAACTCTTTGTCAGTTGGAAATGGAGTTTTTGCCTTCATTTTTCACAATCATG TCACATGTAACCAATAAAACCCAACCTGAAGGATCTATCGCGGAAGGCTACCTTTTAGAGGAGACAATTAGGTTTTGCTCGAGATATCTTCAAGGTGTTAAGACCATCTTCAACATGCCTAAAAGGATGGATGATGACATTTCAAATTCTGATGATTACTTATTTAATTCCGGCGGTCGAGTCATTGGAAAGGAAGTCAGCATTCGCCTTGATGGTCAAAGCTTAAAACAAGCCCATCGCTACGTTTTACTTCACTCTGATGAGATCAAAGGGGATCTAGA TGAAATTTTAACCGAGAAGCGTCAAATGAACTTAGAAACTTCCGTCGCGGAGAGTGATGAAAGTAAATGGATCATCAATGAATTTGGAGGGTGGCTGCGAAACAAG GTACATTCCATAGATGCAACCACCGAAGATGGGAAACTAAGAAACCCTTTGGCGGGTGGTTTGCATTCTTATGGCAGAAAATTAAAAGGATACATAATCAATGGATACAAATTCCTTTCCACTGATCGCGATTGtcgtcttttgacacaaaattctGGAGTTATGGTTGAAGCGGATGGAGTGGCATACTACGGAAAAGTGATGGATATCTATGAATTAAATTACTATGGAGATTATAAAGTTGTATTGTTTCGTTGTGATTGGGTAGACATTCGTAGGGGTGTAAGAACATATCCAAACGGCGGAGTATGTGTCAATTTCTCTAAATTGATGCATACTGGACGATTATTGCAAGATGATCCATTTGTATTCTCATCTCAAGCAAAATAA